A window of the Narcine bancroftii isolate sNarBan1 chromosome 4, sNarBan1.hap1, whole genome shotgun sequence genome harbors these coding sequences:
- the pebp1 gene encoding phosphatidylethanolamine-binding protein 1, protein MPVELQGWTGPLALNEVEEKPAQPLAVNYDSVDIDELGQELTPTQVQKCPVSINWPGCSPDKLYTLILTDPDAPSRTNPKFREWHHFVVINMKGNDIKSGEILSEYIGSGPPQGTGLHRYVWLVYEQSKALQCDESRLTNRSGDKRGKFKTADFRKKYNLGSPVAGTCYQAEWDDYVPKLYEQLSGK, encoded by the exons ATGCCCGTGGAACTGCAGGGATGGACTGGGCCTCTGGCCCTCAATGAAGTGGAAGAGAAACCAGCTCAGCCTCTCGCTGTCAACTATGACAGTGTGGACATCGATGAACTGGGCCAAGAGCTGACCCCGACCCAG GTGCAGAAGTGTCCAGTCAGCATTAACTGGCCTGGTTGCAGTCCAGACAAGCTCTACACTCTGATTCTAACTGATCCAGATGCTCCGAGTCGAACGAATCCAAAGTTCAG GGAATGGCATCATTTTGTTGTAATTAACATGAAAGGAAATGATATTAAAAGTGGAGAAATTCTTTCTGAATACATTGGCTCTGGTCCTCCTCAAGGAACTG GCCTTCACCGCTATGTCTGGCTGGTATATGAACAATCTAAAGCTCTACAATGCGATGAATCACGTTTGACCAACAGGTCTGGTGATAAGCGTGGAAAATTCAAAACTGCTGATTTCCGTAAGAAGTACAATTTGGGATCACCAGTGGCTGGGACTTGTTACCAGGCTGAATGGGATGATTATGTGCCTAAACTTTATGAGCAGTTATCTGGAAAGTAA